The Brevibacterium atlanticum genome segment CTGGACGAGCACGACCCGGCGTTCACCTCGGCGACGGTGTTCGAAGCCATCGTCACGGGACTGCGCGATCGCGGCTCCTGCCTGCAGGCGAAGCTGTCCCCGGTCGACACCGAGATGGGGCTCGCACTCGACGTCGACCTCGCCGATCTCGCCGGTGCTGCGCGCACCACCGACCCCGCGGGCGCCACAGGCGCCCCCGGCTCGGCTGATGAGCCGGCGGCCACCTCGGCGGGGTTCGGGATCCTCCATCCGGGACTGGGCTCGACCGTCGCGGCACTGCTCGCCAACGTCAAGGTCGGCACGCATGTCTTCGTCGAGGTCGACACTTCCGCGCTGCACGCCTACTCAGTGGAATGACGCGCGGCAGATAGACTGAACTCTGCTCAATCCCCAACCGAATCAGGAGAGCCATGCGAACCTCGCGCAAGCTTCTGATCTCGGCTCTGACAGTCATCGTGCTCACGGTCGCGGCCGTTCCCCTCCTCAACCTCACCGTCTACACGCCTGCCAGGGCCGCCGAGGCCTATATCGGCGCGATCGAAAAGGGCGACGCCCACCGCGCCTTCTCCTACCTGTCTTCACCGACCCCCGCCTCGACGCTGGCGCTGAGCAGCGAAGTCCTGTCCGCAGCGCCCGATCTGCCGCGGGAGGCCGAAGCGGAGACCGTCTCCGTCGACGGCGATCACGCGAAGGTCCGGCTGAGCTACACCCTGTCCTCGCAGAAGCAGACAGTCGACCTCAGCATGGTCAGGCTGCCCGCGAGCGCGGGCCTGTTCGACCGCTGGGCCATCGAGCAGAAGAAATGGCCGACCCTGACCCTCGACGTCTCCGGTTCGTCGACGGCGACGGTCAACGGCTACGGGGTGAGCGCCGGATCCGTGCCGGTGCTGTTCCCGGCCAGCTACCTCGTCGGGTTCGATGCGACCTATCTCAAGTCGAAATCCGAACGCGCCGAGGTGACCGCCCCCGGCGATTCCCACACCGTGAAGCTCGCGCCCGAACCGACGGCCAAGCTCGAAGAGACCGTGACCGAACAGGTCACCGACCACCTCGAGGACTGCGTGAAGTCGAAGACGCTCATGCCCTCCGGATGCGTGTTCGGTTGGGACACGGACAACGAGATCATCGGCGATGTCAGCTGGTCACTCGAACGCAGGCCGCAGATCAGCCTCACCTCGTCGGGCAACGACCTCGAGGTCACGCCTTCGACGGTGGAGGTCCGGGTCAAGGGCCGCTACCGCGACATCGTCACCGCGGCCGAACACGACTTCGATGAGAAGCTCTCTTTCGTCCTCGGCGGCTCCGTGGTCGTGAAGTCCTCGCAGGTCAGCTTCGAACCGCGCCGCCTCGGCGACGTCTCCGTCGTTTAAGGGCGGCGCAGCACCACCTCCGGGCTTCATTTCCTGCCTTCTTCACGAAGTCAGCGGCCAACCCTGAATGTTCGGTCGATCCACCGCGTTCTGAAGCGTCAGAACCACGGTGGATCGACCGAACAATCGTTGGAAAAGGGTCTCAGGCCCCGCGGAGGTCGAGGTTGAGCTCGTTCGGCGCCGAGTCCACGAGGTCGACGGGGATGCCCCAGTCCTGCTGGTAGAGGTGGCAGGCCGCGTGCAGCGGGATCTCTCCCCCCGGCTCTCCGTCGCAGGCCGCGGCACGCGCGGTCACATGCAGCACTCCGCCGTCGAGGTCGGGGTTGATGACGATGTCGCGTCCGAGTCCTTCGGCGCCCCCGTCGCCGGAGACGATGAGTTCCGGCGGAGCCGATGAGACCTGCAGGAACGTCGGGTCGCCCCAACGGTCATCGAGCTTCTGTCCGGCCGGAACCGTGAAGCTCACGCTGATCGACACCGGTCCCGAGGCGATCTCCGTCGAAGGGCGCTTCGTCGTCAGCGCGCCCTCGTCGACCTTCTGGGCGTCCTTGGGCAGCTTCACCCGTGTCAGCGCGTGCGCGGCGGACTCGACGACGAGGAGTTCGGCCTCGCCGGCGGTCTCCGTGGCAGCCTCGCCGGCAGCGTCCGATGCGGAGCCTGCCCCGGCGTCGCTCTCACCGGCGGCTCCGGCGGCCCCAGCGGCATCGACGACGAGGATGTCCGAGGGTTCGCGCAGACCGCGGGCCAGCGTCGTGACCTCCTCGGTGGTCGGGTCAAAGCGGCGGATCGCGCCGTTGTAGGTGTCGGCGATCGCGATCGACCCGTCGGGCAGGCTGCGCACACCCAGGGGGTGCTGCAGGCGCGCTTCGGCGGCCGGTCCGTCACGGAAGCCGAAGTCGAAGAGACCGACTCCCACCAGTGTGGAGACCCCGCCGGTCGCGGGGTCGAGTCGCCGGACCGAGGAGGTCTCGGAGTCGGCGATGAGCACTCGCCCCTCGGAATCGAGGTCGAGACCGGAGGACTGGGCGAACCAGGCGGACTCGGCGTCGCCGTCGCTCAATCCCTCGTTCATCGTGCCCGAGAGGATGCGGATCGATCCGTCCGCAGGGTCGAAGGACCAGATGGTGTGGTTGCCGGCCATCGCCACGACCACCTCGGCGGTGGCGGGGACGAAGAGGACGTCCCACGGCGACGACAGCTTCACATCACGCCCGGGTCCGTCGTATCGTCCCAGCTCACCATGCTTGCCGCGGACGTTGTCGATGGCGCCGACCATGTGCTGCTCGCCGGTGCCGGCGAGCGTCGTCACGGTCTCGGTCTCGAGATCGATGCCGCGCAGGAGGTGGTTGACGGTGTCGGCGACGACGAGGCTGTAGCCGACCTTCGCGGCCAGCTCGTCGGGCAGCACGGCGATGCCGCCGGGTTCGCTGAAGGTCGCCGTGGCGAAGTCGCCGTCATCCGCGCCCCGTGCGCCGGTGCCGATGCGGCGGATGATGGTCCGTCCTGTCGCGTCGTATTCGACGAGGCTGTGGTGTCCGGAGTCGGAGACGAGGAGGTTGTCCGAGGGCAGCCGTGTGGCCTTGCCGGGGTAGAACAGGTCGGTCTCCGGGGCCGGCGGCGGCACGTAGGGGCCGTCACCGGAATGGAGGGTGCCCTTGGCCGAGTGCTCGGTGATGAGTCCTTCGATGATCTCGGTGAGGCCGGCGGCGTGGCCCTCGCCGGACATCGTCGCCACGAGGTAGCCCTCGGGGTCGATGACGGCCAAAGTCGGCCAGGCGCGGGCGGTGTAGGCCTGCCAGGTGATGAGGTCGGGATCGTCGAGGACGAGGTGTTCGACCTGGTAGCGTTCGACCGCCTGATCGACGGCCTCGACGGTGCGTTCGAACTCGAACTTCGGCGAGTGCACGCCGATGATGACGAGTTCACGCCCGTACTTCTCCTCGAGCGGACGCAGCTCGTCGAGGACGTGGAGGCAGTTGATGCAGCAGAACGTCCAGAAGTCGAGCAGGACGACCTTGCCGCGCAGGTCGGCCAGGGTCAGGTCCTTGCCGCCGGAGTTCATCCACCGGCGCCCGACGAGCTCGGGTGCGCGGACCTTGACGTCGCGTGTCGAAGCTGAGGATGCGACCGTCGCCGAGGTGGCCGCCGGGTCAGCGGCGGGAGCGGGGACGGTGGATTCTTCCGGGCTGGTGTTCATGCCTCAATGATCGCAGATCCATCACCGAGACGGCCGGGCCGGTGTCATGATGTGACCGGCACCTCGTCCCTGCCGTCACACGGGGCGCTGTGACATCGGGGAGCCCGCGGTCGGACACACGCAGGGGAGGTCACACGGGGATGAGGATCGGGTGGTCGATTCCCTCCGGCTGCACACGGTGCACGGGCTGCCCGTAGACCTCCTCGACGAGCGATTCCGTCAGTGCCTCGGCGGGGCGGCCGTCGGCGACGAGCCTCCCGTCTCCGAACACGAGGACACGGTCGGAATACCGCAGGGCGAGGTTGAGATCGTGGAGGACGACGACGATGGCGGCGCCGTCTGCGCGCAGGCGGCGCACCGTTCTCAAGAGCGATTCCTGATGCTTGAGGTCGAGGGCCGCGGTGGGTTCGTCGAGGAAGACGATCGGGGTGGTCTGCACTGTCGTCCGCGCAAAGGACACCCGTGCCGCCTCGCCCCCGGAGAGCGTCGTGATGTCACGGGTCTCGAAACCGCGGAGGTCGGCGTCAGTGATCGCCTCGGCGACGAGCTCCGCATCACGGTCGGTATCCACGTTCCAGGGCAGGCGCCCCATGTGCACAGCTTCGACGACGCTGAAGGCGAAGTTCGAGCTGTTGTGCTGGAGCATCACCGACCGGATGCGAGCCAGCGGACCGGACTTCCACTTGCCCACCTCGGTGCCGGCGATCTCCACCGCCCCTCGCGTCGGGGGCACGTCCCCGGCCAAGAGCGAGAGCATCGTCGATTTGCCGGCACCGTTGGGTCCGACGAGGGCGACGACCTCTCCTCCGCGCAGATCGAAGGAGACTCCGGAGACGAGTTCCCGGCCGTCGACGGCGAAGGTGACATCACGGGCGCGCACCACCGCCTCGGCGGGTGTCTGCCTGGACTGAAGCGTGGTTTCGGGATCGGGACTCACCATGAGCTCTTCCTCATCCGCACGACCAGGAACAGGAAGAATGGCGCCCCGACGGCGGCCGTGAAGAGGCCGATCGGCACCTCGGAGGGTGGGGCGACGACGCGGGAGGCGCAGTCGGCGGCGACGATGAGGATCGCGCCGGCGATCGCCGAGATCGGCAGCAGGCCGCGATGGCCGGGGCCGACGACGATGCGCACGATGTGCGGGACGACGAGGCCGACGAATCCGATGGCACCGGCGAAGGCCACGGCCGCACCTGTGAGCAGCGCGGTGGCGATGATGATGATCAGTCGGCTGCGTTTGACGTTGAGGCCCAGATGCTGGGCTTCGCGCTCACCGAGGGTGAGCACATCGAGGGTGCGGGCGTTGAGGAGGATGACGACGAGGCCGGCAACGAAGACGGGCAGGGTGGCCCAGAACTGCGGCCAGATCACCTTCGCCAGCGACCCCATCTGCCAGAACGTCAGGGTCTGGAGCTGCTGGTCATCGGCGATGAAGGTGAAGAACCCGGTCAGCGCCTGGCACCCGGATCCGACCGCGATGCCGACGAGCAGCATCCGCGAGGTGCCGGTGTTCCGCCCGGGGCGGGCGAGGACGTAGATGAGCCCGGTCACCGCCAGTCCCGCGAGGAAGGCACCCAGCGGCAGGAGCCAGGTGATGCTGCCGCCGGCGAGCACGATGACGCCGACGGCACCGGCCGAGGCTCCGCCGCTGACGCCGATGATGCCCGGATCGGCCAAAGGGTTGTTGAACAGGCTCTGCAGCGCCGCCCCGGAGATCGCGAGCGCGGCTCCCACGAGCACGCCCATGAGGACGCGGGGAATGCGCAGCTGCCACACGACGGACACGTCGCGCTGGCTCAGTCCTCCGCCGTCGCCCATGCCCAGCTGCGCCCAGACGATGCGGGTGACGTCGCCGAGCGGGATCCGCAGCGGTCCGACCGAGGCCGAGACGACCATGAGCAGGGCGAGGACCGCGAGTCCGATGACCACGCAGGTCAGCAGCGGGAGCCTCCTGACGCTGTGCCGTCTCTCCGCCTTCGCGGCAGCACTGCTCGTCGCCGGTGCCGGCACTGGCATCTGGGAACGGTTGAGAACCTTCGATGTCACGGCAGCTGCGCGACCGCCTCGGCGAGGGCCTGCGCGCCGACGCCGATCTCAGGACTCGAGTACTTCAGCTGAGCGTCGGGCATGACGAAGATCGACGAGTTCTGGCCGGCGGGTGTCTGGTCGAGCGTCGGGAACGCCTTCCACAGGCCGTCTTCGCCGCCCCACTTCTCGTAGTCCGATTCGGCCATGACGATGACGTCCGGCGCCGAGGCGACGATGCCCTCATTGCTGAACTCGCGGGAGTACCCGCGCAGTTTGGATTCGGCTCCCACGCTCGTGTATCCGAGCCTTTCGATCATCTCGTTGCCGGGGGTTCCGGTGCCGGCGACGGCATTCTGACCGCCCGCACCGGTGGCCGTGACCTCGATGATCGAGAGATCCTTCGAACCGGTCTCCTCGGCGGTCTTCGCCGCATCGGCGAGCTGGTCGTCGACCGTCTTCGCGAGCTCCTCACCGGCCTCCTTCGCACCGACGTAGGAGGCGACGGCCTTGAGCTTGTCCCCCTGCGACTGCTGGTCGTCCATGACGACCGCGTCGGTCCCGGCGTCACGGAACTGCTTGGCCACGTCACCGTGACGTTTGACGTTGTCGCCGATGAACAGTGAGCCGTCCATCGCCAGCAGACCCTCGACGCCGGTGCTCTTGCTGAACTCGAAGTGTTCCGGGGCGTCCGTGGCTTCGGGCGAGACGGCGTCCTCGGGGGCGGCCGCGATCTTGTCTCCGAGGCCGAGCGCACCCAGTGTCGAGGCGACGCCGTCACCAGCGACGATGATCTTGTCGATGTCCTTGACCTCGACGTCGGTGCCGGTGCCGTCTTCGACCTCGACGGGCAGCTTCGGGTCGGCTTTGATCGCGGAGAAGTCGCTCTTTCCCGAGATCTGCTTCCAGCCTTCCGGTAGCGGCACGGAGAGTTCGGAGCCCGAGCCCTGGTCGGACGCGGAGTCGTCTGCGGCTCCGGAGGGCGAGCCTCCGCATCCGACGAGCGCCAAGGCGCAGGCGGCGCCGATGAACGGCAGGACTTTTCTCATAGCTCTCCTTGAGACAGTGCGGCGGCCGATGTGCCCTCGGCCCGAGACGGTGTGGCGTTCGAGGTCGGCGGACCGGAATTCTTTCCGGCCAATTGGTAAGCCTAACCTAATCGCATAGACTATCAATGCTGTCAGTCTGCTTGTCCAATCGACTGGTTCGGCTGTCCGAAATGCGATACCCGTCGCCCGCTCCGACCTGCAAGGATCACCACGTGCGCTTCACCGACATCCTCGACGACTTCTCCGAGCCTGACGCCGCAGAGCCCGGCAGGGCGGGTGCAGAGTCCGGCCGTGCAGGTGCGGGGCCCGGTCTTTCAGGCGAGCGCGAACAGCGGTTCTGGGATCAGATCGCCCTGACGGGCACACCGCTGGTCGACCCGTGTCCGTCCGATCCGGCTCTGCGCGACGTCACGTTCGTCTATCGGTCCACCGATGTGCGCGTCCGCAGCGTCCGGCTCGCGGCCAACCGGGTCACGGACAAGGACCAACAGGCTGCAGGCATCATGTCCCGGGTCCCGGGCACCGGCATCTGGGGCGTCACGCTCACTCTGCCCGCCGATCTGCGCTGCTCCTACGGTTTCAGCCCCTCATATCAGGAGGTCGCCCCGCCGTTGGGCGGTCCGAGCCGACCGGGCCCTCCCGTGCTCGTCGACCCATTCAACCCCGACCCCCCACTCACCCGGCCGGATCAGCCAGGCGACGGCGAGGGCTCATCGGTGTTCTCGGGTCCGCTCGCACCGGATCACAGCGTATGGCTTCTCGACGGAACGCGGGGAGCGGGCGTGCCTGCTACGAACGACGAAGTCACGGGCACTCTCGCCGTGGCAGGCGGGCCCCACCTCAGCGAGGAACCTGGGGTCCGCCGCGCTGCACCGACCCTCATGGTCTCAGCTGACCGTGAGATCGACGGGAAGACATGCCCGGTGCGAGTGTCTCTGCCGACCTCGCCGCCGGCCGGGCTCCTCGTGCTCTTCGACGGCAGACAGTGGTTCGACCACCTCCGTGTCGCACAGGCGGTGGAGGCGGCCGGGCTTCCCGGACTCATCATCATCGGCCTCGGCACCTACTCGACGGTCGAGCGGACACACACCCTGGCCGGTAACCACCAGTTCCTGCGCAGCGTCGCTGCCGACCTCGTTCCCGAGATCGAAGCCGAAGCCGCCGTCTGGGGTTCTGCGCTGCCGGCCGATGCCCGTCGGATCATCGGTGGGCAGAGCCTCGGCGGGCTCTCGGCCCTGCTCATGGCTCAGACGTGTCCCGGCGCCTTCGACGCCGTGCTCGCCCATTCCCCGTCGCTGTGGTGGAGCCCCGGAGGGACCGCGACTCCGGCGGATCTGGCGAGCATCGTTGGGGACGATTGGACCACCCGCCGGTTCCTCGAGCCAGGCGTGGGGGCGGGTACTCGGGAGTTCCACCTCGCCGTGGGCCATCGGGAGGGGCTCATGGTCGACCGTGCTCGACGGCTGACCGAGGTGCTCGATAGTCGCGGGTTCGCCACCTCGCTGTCGGTCTACACAGGCGGGCACGACTTCGCCTGTTGGCGCGGTGAGCTCATCGACGGACTGCGGCGGGTGTTTGCGCAGGACTGAGGAGTGGGCACCCTGAGTCGGTCCCGCCCCGAGCGGGTGCGCCGCCGGTTGGCGCGCTGCTGGCGGAGGTGTCGCGGGTGCGGCTCAGGAATAGTCGCGGGCGCCGAAGACGCTCGATCCGACGCGGACCATCGTCGCCCCTTCTGCGATCGCGAGTTCGAAGTCATTGCTCATGCCCATCGACAGTTCGACCGCCTCGGCGGGCAGGACCCCGGCATCGCGCAGTCGCCCACTGAGTTCGCGCAGATCTGAGTAGCTGGGACGGATCTCGTCGGCGCTGCTGCCGGGCAGGCCGATGGTCATCAGTCCGCGCAGCCGGATCCGGTCGAATGAGCGGATCTCGGTGATGAGCGCCTCGGCGTCTTCGGGGGCGACTCCGAACTTCGAGTCCTCACGGGAGGTGTTGACCTGGACGAAGGCGTCGACGGTCGTCTCGAGCACCTCGAGACGGTTGTTGATCTTCTCGGCGAGTGCGAGATTGTCGACCGACTGGATGCACTGCGCGTGACGCAGGGTGTGGTTGACCTTGTTCTTCTGCAGAGGGCCGATGAGGTGGGTCTCGGGATCGAGGTCGGCGAGCTCGTCAGCTTTGCCGGTGATCTCCTGGACCTTGTTCTCGCCGATGAGGGTGAACCCGTGTTCGAGGGCCACCCGGATCTTCTCCGCCGGCTGCGTCTTCGTCGCCAGCAGCACTCGCACATCGTCCCCGCTGCGGCCGCTGGACTCGGCGGCGGCACGGGCACGGTCGGCCACCTCGTCGAGGTTGGCGGTGATGGCGGCGATGACTTCGGGGGTGAGGGAGGAAGGAGGATCAGGCGTACTCATGTCTCCAGTCTTCCACGAGCCCGCCGAAGTTTCAGTTCGGCGGAATTCTCACCGAGCGGTCGGCGGGCTCGCAGTCGATCAGTTCGGCAGGCCTTCGGCGTTCGGGTCGATGTTGCGGATCAGCGCCGAGGTGTCGAGTCCGCCGAGGTCGTCGTCGATGAGCTTCTGCAGCTGCGCATGGACGAGGGCCGCGGCGGGCAGGTCGACTCCCTGCGTTTCGGCGCCGGCGAGAGCGAGGCCGACGTCCTTGTGCATGAGCGCCGTAGCGAACCCGGGCTTGAAGTCGTTGTTCGAGGCGGCCGTCTCGGTCACGCCGGGCACCGGGTACCACGTGCGCAGCGGCCACGAGTCACCCGAGGACACCTTCGCAATGCTGTGGAAGACCTTCGGATCGAGCCCGAAGCGATCGGCGAGCACGGCACCTTCGACGACACCCTGCAGGCTGATCGAGAGCATCATATTGTTGACGATCTTTGCGGCCTGGCCAGCGGCTTCTCCTCCGGCATGGAAGATGTTGCCGGCCATCGCCTCGATGAAGGGTGTGGCCTCGGCGACATCGGCCTCGGAGCCGCCGAGCATGAAGGTCAGTGTTCCTGCCTCGGCGCCGGTGACGCCGCCGGAGACCGGACCGTCGATGAGGCGGAAACCGGCCTTGGCCGCCTCGGAGTGGAGGACGCGGGCGGAGTCGAAGTCGATCGTCGAGGAATCGACGAGGAGGGTCTTCGTATCCGCGTTGGCCAGGACGCCGTCGGGTTCGAGGTAGGCGGTGCGGGCATGCTCACCCTTGGGCAGCATCGTAAACACGATATCGGCGCCGGCCACCGCCTCGGCGATGGAATTCACGGGGTTCACCCCGTTCTCTGCTGCCGCGGCGACCGCCTCGGGGACGAGATCAAAGCCATTGACGGTGTGACCGGCCTTGACCAGGTTCGCAGTCATCGGGCGGCCCATGTTTCCCAGCCCGATCCATCCAATCGTCGACATAATATGCCTCCTCGCATCATGTTCTGCTCGTATGCAGTGTTCTCTCTCACAGTACGCCAGTCGACCCGGCGAAGCCCGAGGCTGCCGTTACCTCTTGCGCACCGGTTATGTGCGCACACGCAGATAGAATGGGAGGACTATGGCCTCCTATGCACCCGGCGGATCCGGTCCGCAGATCGCCCCCGAGGATCTGCTCACCCTGCTCGCGGTCGCCCGTCTGGGCAAGTTCACGGCCGCGGCGCACAGCCTCGGCCTCAACCACACGACCGTGTCCCGTCGCATCGCCGCGCTCGAGAAGGCCTACGGCGAACGGGTGCTCG includes the following:
- a CDS encoding NHL domain-containing thioredoxin family protein; translation: MNTSPEESTVPAPAADPAATSATVASSASTRDVKVRAPELVGRRWMNSGGKDLTLADLRGKVVLLDFWTFCCINCLHVLDELRPLEEKYGRELVIIGVHSPKFEFERTVEAVDQAVERYQVEHLVLDDPDLITWQAYTARAWPTLAVIDPEGYLVATMSGEGHAAGLTEIIEGLITEHSAKGTLHSGDGPYVPPPAPETDLFYPGKATRLPSDNLLVSDSGHHSLVEYDATGRTIIRRIGTGARGADDGDFATATFSEPGGIAVLPDELAAKVGYSLVVADTVNHLLRGIDLETETVTTLAGTGEQHMVGAIDNVRGKHGELGRYDGPGRDVKLSSPWDVLFVPATAEVVVAMAGNHTIWSFDPADGSIRILSGTMNEGLSDGDAESAWFAQSSGLDLDSEGRVLIADSETSSVRRLDPATGGVSTLVGVGLFDFGFRDGPAAEARLQHPLGVRSLPDGSIAIADTYNGAIRRFDPTTEEVTTLARGLREPSDILVVDAAGAAGAAGESDAGAGSASDAAGEAATETAGEAELLVVESAAHALTRVKLPKDAQKVDEGALTTKRPSTEIASGPVSISVSFTVPAGQKLDDRWGDPTFLQVSSAPPELIVSGDGGAEGLGRDIVINPDLDGGVLHVTARAAACDGEPGGEIPLHAACHLYQQDWGIPVDLVDSAPNELNLDLRGA
- a CDS encoding heme ABC transporter ATP-binding protein, giving the protein MVSPDPETTLQSRQTPAEAVVRARDVTFAVDGRELVSGVSFDLRGGEVVALVGPNGAGKSTMLSLLAGDVPPTRGAVEIAGTEVGKWKSGPLARIRSVMLQHNSSNFAFSVVEAVHMGRLPWNVDTDRDAELVAEAITDADLRGFETRDITTLSGGEAARVSFARTTVQTTPIVFLDEPTAALDLKHQESLLRTVRRLRADGAAIVVVLHDLNLALRYSDRVLVFGDGRLVADGRPAEALTESLVEEVYGQPVHRVQPEGIDHPILIPV
- a CDS encoding FecCD family ABC transporter permease, which codes for MPVPAPATSSAAAKAERRHSVRRLPLLTCVVIGLAVLALLMVVSASVGPLRIPLGDVTRIVWAQLGMGDGGGLSQRDVSVVWQLRIPRVLMGVLVGAALAISGAALQSLFNNPLADPGIIGVSGGASAGAVGVIVLAGGSITWLLPLGAFLAGLAVTGLIYVLARPGRNTGTSRMLLVGIAVGSGCQALTGFFTFIADDQQLQTLTFWQMGSLAKVIWPQFWATLPVFVAGLVVILLNARTLDVLTLGEREAQHLGLNVKRSRLIIIIATALLTGAAVAFAGAIGFVGLVVPHIVRIVVGPGHRGLLPISAIAGAILIVAADCASRVVAPPSEVPIGLFTAAVGAPFFLFLVVRMRKSSW
- a CDS encoding heme/hemin ABC transporter substrate-binding protein; protein product: MRKVLPFIGAACALALVGCGGSPSGAADDSASDQGSGSELSVPLPEGWKQISGKSDFSAIKADPKLPVEVEDGTGTDVEVKDIDKIIVAGDGVASTLGALGLGDKIAAAPEDAVSPEATDAPEHFEFSKSTGVEGLLAMDGSLFIGDNVKRHGDVAKQFRDAGTDAVVMDDQQSQGDKLKAVASYVGAKEAGEELAKTVDDQLADAAKTAEETGSKDLSIIEVTATGAGGQNAVAGTGTPGNEMIERLGYTSVGAESKLRGYSREFSNEGIVASAPDVIVMAESDYEKWGGEDGLWKAFPTLDQTPAGQNSSIFVMPDAQLKYSSPEIGVGAQALAEAVAQLP
- a CDS encoding enterochelin esterase domain-containing protein; the encoded protein is MRFTDILDDFSEPDAAEPGRAGAESGRAGAGPGLSGEREQRFWDQIALTGTPLVDPCPSDPALRDVTFVYRSTDVRVRSVRLAANRVTDKDQQAAGIMSRVPGTGIWGVTLTLPADLRCSYGFSPSYQEVAPPLGGPSRPGPPVLVDPFNPDPPLTRPDQPGDGEGSSVFSGPLAPDHSVWLLDGTRGAGVPATNDEVTGTLAVAGGPHLSEEPGVRRAAPTLMVSADREIDGKTCPVRVSLPTSPPAGLLVLFDGRQWFDHLRVAQAVEAAGLPGLIIIGLGTYSTVERTHTLAGNHQFLRSVAADLVPEIEAEAAVWGSALPADARRIIGGQSLGGLSALLMAQTCPGAFDAVLAHSPSLWWSPGGTATPADLASIVGDDWTTRRFLEPGVGAGTREFHLAVGHREGLMVDRARRLTEVLDSRGFATSLSVYTGGHDFACWRGELIDGLRRVFAQD
- a CDS encoding YggS family pyridoxal phosphate-dependent enzyme, which translates into the protein MSTPDPPSSLTPEVIAAITANLDEVADRARAAAESSGRSGDDVRVLLATKTQPAEKIRVALEHGFTLIGENKVQEITGKADELADLDPETHLIGPLQKNKVNHTLRHAQCIQSVDNLALAEKINNRLEVLETTVDAFVQVNTSREDSKFGVAPEDAEALITEIRSFDRIRLRGLMTIGLPGSSADEIRPSYSDLRELSGRLRDAGVLPAEAVELSMGMSNDFELAIAEGATMVRVGSSVFGARDYS
- the mmsB gene encoding 3-hydroxyisobutyrate dehydrogenase, with amino-acid sequence MSTIGWIGLGNMGRPMTANLVKAGHTVNGFDLVPEAVAAAAENGVNPVNSIAEAVAGADIVFTMLPKGEHARTAYLEPDGVLANADTKTLLVDSSTIDFDSARVLHSEAAKAGFRLIDGPVSGGVTGAEAGTLTFMLGGSEADVAEATPFIEAMAGNIFHAGGEAAGQAAKIVNNMMLSISLQGVVEGAVLADRFGLDPKVFHSIAKVSSGDSWPLRTWYPVPGVTETAASNNDFKPGFATALMHKDVGLALAGAETQGVDLPAAALVHAQLQKLIDDDLGGLDTSALIRNIDPNAEGLPN